The Novipirellula galeiformis genome includes the window AGTCCTGTTGATCAAGTCCGGCAAAGTGCGTGTCGACTTCTATACCGACGGACGCCACTATCTCGAAAGCCGTGTCGTATCGACAGGCGACGTAATCTTATTGGCGGCGGGTGGCCACGGCTTTGAAATGATCGAACCGAGTGAAATCATCGAGGTCAAACAGGGGCCCTACTCGGGCGACCAAGACAAAACACGCTTTGATTGCGTACCGGATGAAAAAATCAAACTGCGCAGCAGCGAAAGCGACTCACAATGAACGCTCCAGAAAAGCCTCCCACGGCAACGCCCGAATCGTTTGGAGCCTATAGCCGCTACTACGACTTGCTCTATCAAGACAAAGATTATGCGGGGGAAACGGAATACATTCGCTCGCTTCTGTCGCGTTTTGCTCCTCGCGCGAACCATATCCTCGAACTCGGCTGTGGCACCGGAAAACATGCTTGCCTACTCTCGCAAGAGGGCCTCCATGTAACCGGCGTGGAGCGGAGCGATGAAATGTTTGCCAAGGCCAGCGAGCGCGTCATTGAGAACAATGCGTCTTCGCGTGGACGTGTCGAAATTACCCAAGGAGACGCTCGGTCGGTGCGACTAAAGCAAACCTTTGATTGCATCTTGTCACTGTTTCATGTCTTCAGCTACCAAACATCCAACCAGGATGTTGCGGCGATGCTCACCACTGCAAAAACACACCTCACCGATGGCGGAGTGTTTATTTTTGATCTCTGGTATGGCCCTGCCGTACTTGCTCTATTGCCATCGACCCGAGTCAAACGAATGGAAGACGAGCACACCGAGGTGCTGCGGATCGCCGAACCGACGCTCGATGCCAACCGTAATGTCGTCGACGTCCACTACACGATGCTCGTTACCGACAAATCTGACAGCAGCGTAAAAAAACTTTCAGAATCGCATCGAATGCGATACTTTTTTGCCCCGGAAATCGAACTCTTCGCACAATCTGCGGGAATGCGGGTCATTCATAGCGAACAATGGATGGAGGCGGCTCCACCGTCGCAAGCGACTTGGGGTGTAACGTTCGTCGTCGAAAATCTTGGCTAATTTACCCCACCGCTGCACTGAACAATCAATCTCGCTGTGCGGTTTCTCCGATCCCCCCCTACTCTCCACGTTCTGTCGCAATGATCCCAGTCAACACGCCCCTGCTTGATGGCAACGAGAAAAAGTACCTGCTTGAGTGCATTGAAACAGGCTGGATCAGCAGCGAAGGCCCGTTCGTCAAGCGTTTTGAAGAAGAGTTTTCGAGCGTAGTTAACCGCAAGCACGGGATCGCGTGTGCCAACGGCAGCGGCGCATTGGATATCGCCATCGCGGCCGCCAAGATCGGTCCCGGCGATGAAGTCATCATGCCCGCCTTCACGATCATCTCACCGGCATTCTCCATTGTTCGCGCCGGAGGCGTCCCCGTACTGATCGACAGCGATCCGTTGACATGGAACATGGACGTGGACCAGATCGAGAGCAAGATCACGGCGAACACCAAAGCGATCGTAGTCGTGCACATCTACGGCCTTCCGGTTGACATGGACCGGGTGCTCGATATTGCCCATCGCCATGGCTTAACCGTCATCGAAGACGCTGCCGAAATGCATGGACAATCCTATCGCGGTCGGCCCTGCGGGAACTTCGGGCTGATCAGCACCTTTAGTTTCTATCCCAATAAACATATCACCTGTGGCGAAGGAGGTATGGTGGTCACTGACGATGATGCGGTCGCCGAGCATTGTCGCGGGCTCCGAAATCTGTGCTTCCAGCCTCAACGACGCTTCATTCACGAAGAATTGGGCTGGAACTACCGCATGACCAACATGCAAGCCGCAGTCGGCCTCGCACAACTTGAGCATCTTGATGCGCATGTAAAACGAAAGAGAGAAATCGGCGAAAGGTATTTAAACCGAATGGCCGCGTTCACAGGACTCGAATTGCCGTTATCCAAAACCGATTACGCCGATAATATCTACTGGGTTTTCGGCATTGTGCTGGCGGACTCCTGCACTGCAACGCCCGAGCAACTCGCGAAACAGCTGGCGGAAAAAAAGATCGGCACACGACCCTTTTTCTGGCCGATGCATTGGCAACCCGTCTTTAACAAACAAGGATTGTTTCGCAACGAACGGTACCCGGTGGCCGAGCGACTCGCCCAACGCGGTCTCTACCTTCCCAGCGGACTTGGTTTAACCAACCATGAAATTGACCAAGTGTGTGAATCACTGCAGTCCGCCCTTTCCTAAACATCAACGCCGAGACCCATTGCACGATGAAAATCGGGATCTACCTTAGCTCCATTAATCGCGAATTGGGCGGTGGCGCTCGCTTTGAATCGGAGATCACTCAAGCCATTGCAAAGCAGGTGGGGGACCAGTTTGAGTTTCATTTAATTTCCCATCACCCAACCGCTTCCTTTGAACTTCCCCACATCCATATCCCCTACCCATCGCCCAGCTCTCGGAAAAGGTTTTGGGGTGAAAAATTAAGATTGGTCAGTCCGCGAGGGTCTCATGCGGAGCGAACCAAACAAATCCTGGCCGCTCAAGGGATTGATCTACTCTACTCGCCACATCCAAGTTCACTCTCGCAAGACATTCCGTTCGTGGTCACCTGCTGGGATCTACAACATCGGGTGCAACCATTTTTTCCCGAAGTATCGACGATAGGGCATACTTGGAACGAACGAGAATCGCACTACCGAGAAACGCTCCCACGCGCTGCTGCTGTGATTACTGGGACGGAGCAGGGAAAAGGCGAGGTTGAACATTTTTTTGGCGTCGATCCTGACCGAATCTGCGTGATCCCATTCTCGGTTCCTCAAACACTACAAGCAAGCACCGCGGCAAAGCCTCCGTGGGCACCCGACAAGCCGTTTATCGTCTACCCGGCTCAGTTCTGGCCCCACAAGAATCACGCGACCATTATCCTTGCCCTTGATAAGCTCAAGAAAGAATACGGCACGGAGCTGACGGCCGTCTTTCCAGGCTCGTCGAAGATGGACGGAACTTGCACGGAAGGATACATCGAATCACTTGCCAGAGCGCACGAAATCTCAGTTAATTTCCCAGGCTTCATAAGCGACCAAGAACTGCGCTGGCTCTACGAAAATGCCCAAGCACTTGTCTTTGCCAGCCTCTTCGGTCCCGACAACTTGCCTCCAATCGAAGCGATGAGTCTGCGCTGCCCTGTGATCGCATCCAATGTACGAGGAGCAGAGGAACAACTGGGCGATGCCGCCTTACGAGTACCACCGACCGACCCGACGGCGATGGCATCCGCACTGCAACGTTTGACCTCGGACAAAGTAGCGCGAGCCGATCTGATCGAGCGCGGTATCCAGCTAACAAAAAGCCGATCGATGCAACACTACATTGACAAACTAATGCAACTTTTCGATCAACTTGCTAAGTACCGTCGATGCTGGGCACCGTGAAATCCACGTTGGCTTACGCCTAGAGCATTTTCAATCTTGATGTCGCTAGTGTCGCAAGCTGGTGGACCGCCTTCTTGCGAACGCAGCTACGGTTTGAATCCATGTCAATATTCAAGATGCTCTCGGGACGACAAATTCATTGCTGAGACGACCGTCCGAAAGAACCGAAACTGTCGTCACGCTTGATGCTCGGAGTATGCTTGATGCTCGGGGTATGGCAGATAGCGAACAATCCTCCAGAACTGGCGACTCCCGATCACGGGGGGATGACTCAAGATTGCACGAAACAGATTCTCAAGTCGCGCACGGCGTCCAATGCCAGTCCGGTCTGAGTCGGCAAGCGCCCCCAGGGCTTTGCATTTTCGAATCTGATCGTTCAGCGATTTCCGTTCTCCAATCGCGTAACTTTCGATGAAGGCTCGATCACAGTCGTCGTACTCTTGCCGATACTCCGTATTGTCTCTTTGTGTCTTTGCGTGCTCGTGAATTCGATAGCGGGCAGCAACAAAATCACGAGAGATCGTGTATCGATAACCGGCGCGAAGCAATCGCATAAAGAAGTCGCGATCGAAGACATAGTGCAGACTCTCATCAAACCCACCAGCCTCTTCATACATCGCGCGCGTCCAAAACACTCCCGGCTGAAGCAGTCCAAACGAGGTGCTTAGCCAAGTGGCAAGCTCACAATCGGGGTTCGGATAGACCGTGTCTACTAGCCCCTCGGAATTAAACATCTCCACGACATACGCCTTCCAAAAGCGGCGACGGTCACTTGCGGCTAGATAATCCTCCGCCACGAGTTGCAAGGCACCCTGCCGATATTGATCATCACTATTCAAATAGGCATAGACATCGCCGCTGGCGTGCTGAAACCCCTTGTTGATCGCCTGGGTTTGCCCGCTGTCAGGTTCGCTGACCCAGTACTTCAGGTACTTTTCATATCGCTTGATGATCTCTACCGACTGATCCGTCGATCCGCCATCGATCACGATATATTCAAGGCTTGCGTACTGCTGGTCGAGCACCGAACAGATCGTCTCTTCCAAAAACGCCCCTTGGTTGTAGGATGGAGTGACGATCGAAATTTTTGGAGCAGTCGGTTTCTGCATTGTCATGGACTATTCTCGCAGGAAGAAAAAGCAACGCCTTTCACTCAATCATTGGGTGGGCGGATGCTGCCAGACGAAAGAGATTTTGGTGATTCGCGTGCGTTCCCACACCGGTAAGCACTTGATTTCCCGCGTAGGACAAGTTCCCTATCCCCGTAGTCATCAAGTGCTACCTTAGCTTCAGGCATCCCTGCTTTCAATCCATCGAGGGTGCCCCCTCGAATGCCGAACGACAACGAGCTTTCATGACGAATCCACCTTGCGTCAGTATTTGCATCCCTACACTAAACGGTTCGACGTTCCTCGCTGAAACGCTCGATAGCGCGGAAGCCCAAGATTTTGAAGACCTCGAAATTGTCCTATCGGATAGCGGATCCACCGACGACACGCTCGACATGATCCGAGCGTTCCAAGCCCGTTCTCGGTTTCCCGTCAAAGTACTACCACCACCTCCACCCGGAATGGTTGAGAACTGGAACCACTGCATCGCCAACTCAGCAGGGCGTTACATCAAGTTTTTGTTCCAGGACGACCTTCTTGAGCCAGACTGCCTATCGAAAATGGTGACACTCGCTGAAGCAGATCCTGACGTTGGTCTCGTCTTTTCCCCGCGACATCTCTTGATCGATGAAGAAGCAAGGAAAATAGAACAATGCAAAAGAATCGAATCTGAAACAGGCAACGGCGTGCATCTTGGTTGGAAAAATCTACAACGGTTGCAGCACGGACGGGCGATGCTTGCAGATCCGGGTCTCGTCACCCGTGGATCACTGAACAAAATTGGCGAGCCAACGGTTGTCTTGTTGCGGGCTGAAACCGTTCAGCGAGTCGGAGGGTTCAACACCAAGCTGCGTCAACTTGTCGATTTAGAGATGTGGTGGCGCGTGATGGGGCATAGCAAGGTCGGCTTTATCGACGCTCCCTTAGCATCGTTCCGAGTTCATCCTCAACAAGCGAGCGTCGGAAATAGTCGACCATTACAGGTCATTGCCGAACAGAAACAGTTTGCGCACTCAGCACTTCAAGCGGAGTTCGCCTGTGAATTTTCCACAGAGACCCGCCAAGTGCTCGAGGAGATGGAAGGCAAAAACCTGCTGTTTCAACTTTTATACCTACAGTATCGCAAGCCACTTATCTGGTTGCGAAAGCAGCTTGGACTTGGTGATAGCCAGAGCTGGAAAACGCTATTTTCCCAGCGGCCGAATTAAGCAGGCTGTTAATGGTCAATTGCAGCCCCATCAACAAGGTCTGGAATTGCCCACGAAAAGTTGACAGTGGACCGGCGGATGTCAGACTGTCTCTGACAGGAGATCCGATTCATGGACAAGCGTCGAACATTCAGCCGAGAATTTAAACTGGCTGCCGTTAAAAAAGTNNNNNNNNNNNNNNNNNNNNNNNNNNNNNNNNNNNNNNNNNNNNNNNNNNNNNNNNNNNNNNNNNNNNNNNNNNNNNNNNNNNNNNNNNNNNNNNNNNNNGAACGTGAGCGATCGCGATTTCGCCAGGATCGAAGACTTCGCAGCGTGACAAACGCCCCATCTTGCACCTCGCCAGAGTTGAAGGAACCGTCCAATCTCCGCTAAGAGAATGGTTCCCCTGGCCCCGTCCAAAGTCAACCCCCGAAATGATGCTCTGTCCCTCAGGTTCGGTGGTTTGTCCTTGTGGTTGCGTTAGTTCGAGCTGTCTTTGCCATGCGAGTTTTTCCCGTCTTTCAAACGTTGGATCGTCTCGGCTAGCAATTTGACGGAAATGGGCTTGGTCAAAAATTCATTAGCGCCCGATCGGAACGCAATCACGCTCTCGGACTCATTTCCACTCATGATCACGACGGGGACTTGCGTGTTCGGACAATCTAATTGACGAAGTTCGAGCAGGACGTCGATGCCACCCTTGCCTGGCATTTGAACGTCCATCAACACAAAGCTGAACGGTTCGCTTCGCAGCATCTCCATCGCTTCGATTCCGTCTTGGGCGACCTTGGACGGGAATCCCAAGATATTCAATGCGTGGCGGAGTGATTGTTGCACCAACATATTGTCTTCCACTAACAACCCGGGAGCCGTCGTGTCCGTGTTGAGTGAGGAAGCCGTTGCCACGATGGGGGTACTCCGATCCTCCGGCGATGGAGCCGGGCATTGAATTTAGTGTTCTCGAAAACGTGCCAGCTTAGTGCGGTGTCAGTCACACGCTGTTTGCCCATCCCACATTGCGTCGTGAGTTCTGTGGGCGGGAGGTGGGGTGGCGTTGACCCCGGTTTGGCCAGGCCCTGACATTCGCGTTTGGCTGAGCTGAGCTGAGCTGATGCGGGGCATTAGGCAGCTGGGAACATTGTGCAGCTGGGTAAACTGTGCCGTATGGTCCACCAAAGTCTAACAGATGGGATCATGTCACGTGGTCGCATCATACGACTTCCTCGCTCCCTGGCAAATTCTTTCGCAAATGTGGTCGATACGTTTTTGAGCACACCTATCCGATCGCTTTCCATTCAACATGAGATTGTTTATGCCATTCCTCGGCGGCAGCCTTGCATTCGAGAGATTCAGTGTCAGTGGATTTGAGTCTGCGGAGTTTGGCGACGAGCAGATCGAATTGCTCACGCAAAACGTGGCCGGCACGGTTCAGACAGCGGCAGCTGAAAATATCCATGTTGGTTTTTTAGGCGGTGCTCACCTTTTTGACCAAGAATTTGACGCCAGTAAGAACGTCCTAAGCGAAGCGTTGCATTGTAGCGTTCGGATCGATACAAACCAAATTCCATCGGCGATCCGAAAAGCTTGGTTGCAAATGGAACTATTGGCATTGGCTAAGGACAGTCCGAGTGGCGTCGTTTCGAAGGCTGGACGTAAAGAGGCCAAGGAAGCGGTTGAGCAACGTTGTGAAGTCGAAGCGGCTTCAGGCAAGTACCGCAAAATGCAGCAATTCCCTCTGCTTTGGGATTATGGGCAGGAAACGTTGTACTTCGGTGGTTCGGCAGGCACTGCCAGCGGTCATTGCGCCGATTTGCTCGAACGCGTCTTCAATGTCGAACTGAAACACATCAGTTCGGGGTCGATCGCACAAGCGTGGGCAATCGAGAACGACATGTATGCGGAAGTTGATGATTTAACCCCAGCCAACTTTGTGCCTGCGGTTCCCCATGGTGATTTGGCTTGGGCTAATCCGCACTCCAAGGCTCCCGACTTTCTAGGCAATGAGTTTTTGCTGTGGCTGTGGTGGCGTCTCGAAAATGATACCGATACGTTCGCTTTGCCCGACGAGTCTGAAGTCACCGTGATGTTGACCAAGACGTTGACGCTGGAGTGCCCGCTCGGTGAATCGGGTAAAGAGACGATCTCGCATGAAAGTCCCGTCAAGCTTCCCGAGGCGATGCATGCGGTGCGTTCTGGGAAATTGCCACGAAAATCGGGCATGACGGTGATTCGAAATGGCCAACAATTTGATCTCGTGTTACAGGCGGAAACGTTCGGGATCAGTGGCGCCAAAATTCATGTCGATGAAGACGCGGATTTCGAAGTCGACGAGCGAATCGATGCAATCCGAATGCTCAGCGAAACGATCGATTTGATGTTCCATACGTTCTGCGCTCGACGCGTCAGCGAAGGTTGGAACAAGGATCTTAAAGGGATGGTCCGCTGGCTAGAACAGGCGGGGCAAAACGCCGAACGCACGGCAGCGTAGAGATGACGCTCGGCCGCTAAAGTGTGCATGCGAACGAAAAAGTTCGCGTCACTAGCATAAAGAAAAGGCGTCCTATCGCTGAGAGGCTGTGAATCATTAAAACATTAAAACAGCCTGCTAGTGAAACGATATGTGGCGCTGCGGATGCGGAGCCAAAGCCTAGCAAACGCTAGAGGCATTGAGATCCATTCATTTTGACTGGCCAATGCGCGTTGTCGTCCTGGATTGGCGTCAAGGAACGCGAGGCCAAACTTGACGGAGCGTTTGACCGCCTGTCGATCTGTAGATTTGATCGGTGAACGCACGTCGTGATCGCCTCTGGCTTTGACCAGGCCGCATGCAATCGAGAATCATTTGATCTGTAACATCACCCGGGCCAGCAACGCAAAGCGGTTTTGGCGTTCGATCTCAGCGCACTCGATAGCCGATCGATTTCAATTTTGTTTGCACCCGGGCAAGATGGTCGCCTTGGATTTCGATCTGGTCTGCTTGCAGCGATCCCCCCGCGCCGATGGTCGATTTTAGCTCCGAGAGAAGTTTCGGCAGATCGGTTTCCTCGGGTTGCAGGTTTTTGACGATCGTCATCACCCGCTTGTTCTT containing:
- a CDS encoding translation initiation factor, producing the protein MTRLFAGTPFDIPPTCDRCGELVEACQCPPPAHQYLPADKQTAKVFTEKRKNKRVMTIVKNLQPEETDLPKLLSELKSTIGAGGSLQADQIEIQGDHLARVQTKLKSIGYRVR
- a CDS encoding glycosyltransferase family 2 protein, translating into MTMQKPTAPKISIVTPSYNQGAFLEETICSVLDQQYASLEYIVIDGGSTDQSVEIIKRYEKYLKYWVSEPDSGQTQAINKGFQHASGDVYAYLNSDDQYRQGALQLVAEDYLAASDRRRFWKAYVVEMFNSEGLVDTVYPNPDCELATWLSTSFGLLQPGVFWTRAMYEEAGGFDESLHYVFDRDFFMRLLRAGYRYTISRDFVAARYRIHEHAKTQRDNTEYRQEYDDCDRAFIESYAIGERKSLNDQIRKCKALGALADSDRTGIGRRARLENLFRAILSHPPVIGSRQFWRIVRYLPYPEHQAYSEHQA
- a CDS encoding glycosyltransferase family 4 protein — protein: MKIGIYLSSINRELGGGARFESEITQAIAKQVGDQFEFHLISHHPTASFELPHIHIPYPSPSSRKRFWGEKLRLVSPRGSHAERTKQILAAQGIDLLYSPHPSSLSQDIPFVVTCWDLQHRVQPFFPEVSTIGHTWNERESHYRETLPRAAAVITGTEQGKGEVEHFFGVDPDRICVIPFSVPQTLQASTAAKPPWAPDKPFIVYPAQFWPHKNHATIILALDKLKKEYGTELTAVFPGSSKMDGTCTEGYIESLARAHEISVNFPGFISDQELRWLYENAQALVFASLFGPDNLPPIEAMSLRCPVIASNVRGAEEQLGDAALRVPPTDPTAMASALQRLTSDKVARADLIERGIQLTKSRSMQHYIDKLMQLFDQLAKYRRCWAP
- a CDS encoding cupin domain-containing protein, translated to MSIEHVKHLDQTIGIIIRANFHSDGIEFFTPSMFSQQLGYMNRPAGYKIDPHVHNPVEREVLWTQEVLLIKSGKVRVDFYTDGRHYLESRVVSTGDVILLAAGGHGFEMIEPSEIIEVKQGPYSGDQDKTRFDCVPDEKIKLRSSESDSQ
- a CDS encoding class I SAM-dependent DNA methyltransferase, with product MNAPEKPPTATPESFGAYSRYYDLLYQDKDYAGETEYIRSLLSRFAPRANHILELGCGTGKHACLLSQEGLHVTGVERSDEMFAKASERVIENNASSRGRVEITQGDARSVRLKQTFDCILSLFHVFSYQTSNQDVAAMLTTAKTHLTDGGVFIFDLWYGPAVLALLPSTRVKRMEDEHTEVLRIAEPTLDANRNVVDVHYTMLVTDKSDSSVKKLSESHRMRYFFAPEIELFAQSAGMRVIHSEQWMEAAPPSQATWGVTFVVENLG
- a CDS encoding response regulator is translated as MATASSLNTDTTAPGLLVEDNMLVQQSLRHALNILGFPSKVAQDGIEAMEMLRSEPFSFVLMDVQMPGKGGIDVLLELRQLDCPNTQVPVVIMSGNESESVIAFRSGANEFLTKPISVKLLAETIQRLKDGKNSHGKDSSN
- a CDS encoding DegT/DnrJ/EryC1/StrS family aminotransferase, giving the protein MIPVNTPLLDGNEKKYLLECIETGWISSEGPFVKRFEEEFSSVVNRKHGIACANGSGALDIAIAAAKIGPGDEVIMPAFTIISPAFSIVRAGGVPVLIDSDPLTWNMDVDQIESKITANTKAIVVVHIYGLPVDMDRVLDIAHRHGLTVIEDAAEMHGQSYRGRPCGNFGLISTFSFYPNKHITCGEGGMVVTDDDAVAEHCRGLRNLCFQPQRRFIHEELGWNYRMTNMQAAVGLAQLEHLDAHVKRKREIGERYLNRMAAFTGLELPLSKTDYADNIYWVFGIVLADSCTATPEQLAKQLAEKKIGTRPFFWPMHWQPVFNKQGLFRNERYPVAERLAQRGLYLPSGLGLTNHEIDQVCESLQSALS
- a CDS encoding glycosyltransferase, giving the protein MTNPPCVSICIPTLNGSTFLAETLDSAEAQDFEDLEIVLSDSGSTDDTLDMIRAFQARSRFPVKVLPPPPPGMVENWNHCIANSAGRYIKFLFQDDLLEPDCLSKMVTLAEADPDVGLVFSPRHLLIDEEARKIEQCKRIESETGNGVHLGWKNLQRLQHGRAMLADPGLVTRGSLNKIGEPTVVLLRAETVQRVGGFNTKLRQLVDLEMWWRVMGHSKVGFIDAPLASFRVHPQQASVGNSRPLQVIAEQKQFAHSALQAEFACEFSTETRQVLEEMEGKNLLFQLLYLQYRKPLIWLRKQLGLGDSQSWKTLFSQRPN